TGGTCGACGCCCTCAAGACGCTGCGGGGCCCGAGCCGGCCGATCCTCGTCGGCCACAGCATGGGCGGGGCGGTGATCACCCGGGCGGGTGAGCTCGCCCCCGAGCTGGTGGGCCGGCTGGTCTATCTGAGTGCCTATTGCCCCGTGCGGCTGAAGAAGCCGAGCGACTATGGGGTGCTGCCCGAGGCGAAGACCGGCTACGGAGACAATCTCTTCGTGGGAGACCCGGCGGCCGTGGGGGCGTTCCGCATCAATCCTCGCGGGGACGCCGCGTACCTCGAGGCGCTGCGCGCGACCTATTACAACGACGTGGACGCCCAGGAGTTCCTGCCCTTCGCGCTCACGCTCACACCGGACCTCCCGGTCGGCCTGTGGACGTCCGAGGTCATCGCGACGCGCGAGCGCTGGGGCCGCATCCCGCGCAGCTACATCCGTTGCACGAAGGACCGCGCCACGGCGCCCGCCTTGCAGGACTTGATGATCCGCGAGGCGGATGCCTTCACCCCCGCCAACCCGTTCGAGCAGAAGACCCTGGAGTCGAGCCACTCGCCCTTCGCGTCGCAGCCGGCACGGCTCGCCAACCTCCTGGCGAGCCTCAAGGCGGGGTGAGCGTGAAGTGACTACCACCAGGGATCCATGAGCAGGAAGGTCGCGTCCTCCTCGAACGCGGACCCGTACTCATTGTCGAGGTAGAGCCCATAGGTGTACCCGTCGTAGTCGTCCACGTTGAGGTACGAGTCCGGGTAGTTGCAGCTCTCGAAGCTCAGCTCGTTCGAAGCCGCCAGTCCGGGGCGCGGGCAGAACGTCGCGTCCTCGCTGAAGGCCAGGGTGTTGTTGTCCGGGTCCAGGAAGATGTCCGAGCCGCGGTGCCGCAGGAAGTACCCCTCGTAGTTGCTGGCCTCGAACGAGATGCACCGGTCGTCCGCCAGGCCGGGGACGATGCGGAACGTGGCGTCTTGCATGTCCAGGTTCGAGGACCGGCTCGAAATGAACGAGGCCTCACCCCGGCCGTCGTAGTGCCGGATGTAGAACTCCGGGGCGATGTACGACTCGAAGGAGGCGTAGTCGCCCCGCCAGTCGTACAGGGAGATGACTCCCGAACTGCCCACACCCTGGAGCGCGGGGCAGCCCTGGTACACGGGGGGAGGCGGCGGGGGCGGGGGGTCCACGTGGCCGTGTCCACCACCGCCGCTCTCGACGACGCACCCGGACAAGGTCATCGCCACCGCCATCGACAGGAACAGGGTGAACCGCTTGGACGCCATGTGAGCCATGTTGTGCATTCCTTCAGGGGGAAACGTTGAGGGACCGACGTCCGCGCGGCGCGGAATATTCAGGGCAAGCCGCCAGGCGGCCTTCGCCGGCGGGCATCGTGCTGGGGCCCTGATGGGATAGAAGCGGTGCGGTGAGCCCGACTCCTCCCTCCGACGCACCCCGAGTCCGCGAACGCCTGCTGTCCATCTTCGGCGGCTCGGTCGGCAACCTCATCGAGTGGTACGACTTCTACATCTACTCGGCCTTCTCGCTGTACTTCGCCTCGTCGTTCTTCCCCGGCGACAACCCGCTCGTGCGGCAGCTCAACGCGGCGGGCATCTTCGCGCTCGGCTTCCTCATCCGTCCCATCGGCGGCTGGTTGATGGGGCTCTACGCG
This sequence is a window from Cystobacter ferrugineus. Protein-coding genes within it:
- a CDS encoding AbfB domain-containing protein; the encoded protein is MAHMASKRFTLFLSMAVAMTLSGCVVESGGGGHGHVDPPPPPPPPVYQGCPALQGVGSSGVISLYDWRGDYASFESYIAPEFYIRHYDGRGEASFISSRSSNLDMQDATFRIVPGLADDRCISFEASNYEGYFLRHRGSDIFLDPDNNTLAFSEDATFCPRPGLAASNELSFESCNYPDSYLNVDDYDGYTYGLYLDNEYGSAFEEDATFLLMDPWW
- a CDS encoding alpha/beta fold hydrolase, coding for MNRRDLLKSTVLTTATLSLAGPASQAHAAPARAESKTFLLVHGAWHNSLHWGRVAQHLSGLGHRVVSIDLPGHGLNARFPSSYLTGDWTKFAEEPSPQRDLRLDACASAVVDALKTLRGPSRPILVGHSMGGAVITRAGELAPELVGRLVYLSAYCPVRLKKPSDYGVLPEAKTGYGDNLFVGDPAAVGAFRINPRGDAAYLEALRATYYNDVDAQEFLPFALTLTPDLPVGLWTSEVIATRERWGRIPRSYIRCTKDRATAPALQDLMIREADAFTPANPFEQKTLESSHSPFASQPARLANLLASLKAG